A DNA window from Tenuifilaceae bacterium CYCD contains the following coding sequences:
- a CDS encoding peptide transporter, producing MSHEPVEKIKGLPENAYTELKEGEEYQPVMSPTRIVPEVTTWSVLWGLVMAVIFSAAAAYLGLKIGQVFEAAIPIAIIAVGLSTVTKRKGALGENVIIQSIGASSGVIVAGAIFTLPALYILNLDAEFYKVFLASLFGGILGILFLIPFRKYFVSDMHGKYPFPEATATTEVLVSGEKGGSQARLLLVSGLIGGIYDFIIATFGWWSEVVTTRVIPIGEVIADKAKLVFKINVGAAVMGLGYIIGLKYTAIIAAGSFVGWFVIIPIINYFAPGLTEAVGSNITDVVGNMSAEQIFTAYVRPIGIGGIAMAGIIGIIRSSSIIKKAFGLAVSELTGGKKSIAKEELRTRRDIPMAIIAIGILLTAVLLFVFFQFGVVHNLTHALVGLGIVMVIAFLFTTVAANAIAIVGTNPVSGMTLMTLIIASLILASIGLSGTSGMVAALIIGGVVCTALSMAGGFITDLKIGYWLGTSPYKQQTWKFLGTLVSAATVGGVIIILNKTYGFTGEGALVAPQANAMAAVIEPMMSGKPAPWLLYGAGAFLSLILTMIGVPALAFSLGMFIPLQLNTPLLIGGIVAHIVGTRSKDAKVNQARKERGTLIASGFIAGGALMGVISAVLKFGGINFVNAEWFESHSAEIIGFAMFLILCGYMIWESLRAKPEAEE from the coding sequence ATGTCGCACGAACCAGTTGAAAAAATCAAAGGTCTTCCGGAGAATGCATACACTGAGCTGAAGGAAGGCGAAGAGTACCAACCCGTGATGTCCCCAACCAGAATTGTTCCTGAGGTAACAACATGGAGTGTTCTATGGGGATTGGTGATGGCCGTAATATTCTCAGCCGCAGCCGCTTATCTGGGATTAAAAATTGGACAGGTATTTGAAGCCGCAATTCCCATTGCAATTATTGCAGTAGGTTTATCTACAGTAACTAAGCGCAAAGGCGCATTGGGCGAGAATGTTATTATTCAATCTATTGGAGCCAGTTCAGGAGTTATAGTTGCAGGTGCAATTTTCACACTACCCGCACTTTACATCCTTAACCTCGATGCAGAATTTTACAAGGTATTCCTTGCATCGCTATTCGGTGGAATTCTAGGTATTCTATTCCTAATTCCATTCCGCAAATACTTTGTTTCCGATATGCACGGAAAATATCCATTCCCCGAGGCCACTGCAACCACCGAGGTTCTTGTATCGGGCGAAAAGGGTGGCTCCCAGGCACGACTACTACTAGTTAGCGGATTAATTGGAGGTATTTACGATTTCATTATTGCCACATTTGGCTGGTGGAGCGAGGTGGTTACAACCCGTGTAATTCCAATTGGCGAGGTCATTGCCGATAAAGCAAAACTTGTGTTCAAAATCAACGTAGGTGCGGCTGTTATGGGCTTAGGGTACATCATTGGGCTTAAATATACCGCAATTATTGCAGCAGGCTCGTTTGTAGGTTGGTTTGTAATTATTCCAATCATAAATTACTTTGCCCCAGGTTTAACCGAGGCCGTTGGAAGTAACATTACCGATGTTGTTGGAAACATGAGCGCGGAGCAAATCTTCACCGCTTACGTTCGTCCAATTGGTATTGGAGGTATTGCAATGGCCGGTATTATTGGCATAATTCGCTCTAGTTCTATCATCAAAAAAGCATTTGGACTAGCTGTTTCGGAGTTAACCGGTGGAAAAAAATCGATAGCAAAAGAAGAACTCCGTACTCGCAGAGATATACCTATGGCAATTATCGCAATTGGCATTCTACTTACTGCTGTTCTACTTTTTGTATTCTTCCAATTTGGAGTTGTTCATAACCTTACACATGCATTGGTAGGACTTGGTATTGTAATGGTTATTGCATTCCTTTTCACCACAGTTGCCGCAAATGCAATTGCTATTGTTGGTACAAACCCAGTATCGGGAATGACCCTTATGACGCTTATTATAGCATCGCTTATTCTTGCATCAATAGGATTATCGGGAACATCCGGAATGGTTGCAGCATTAATAATTGGGGGTGTTGTGTGTACTGCATTATCTATGGCCGGAGGCTTTATAACCGACCTAAAAATTGGATACTGGCTAGGTACATCGCCCTATAAGCAACAAACCTGGAAATTTTTAGGTACACTTGTATCGGCTGCTACCGTTGGTGGTGTTATCATCATCCTTAATAAAACATACGGATTTACAGGCGAAGGCGCTTTGGTTGCTCCTCAGGCAAACGCCATGGCTGCCGTTATTGAACCTATGATGAGTGGAAAACCTGCACCATGGTTACTGTACGGAGCTGGAGCTTTTCTTTCGTTAATTCTTACTATGATTGGAGTTCCTGCGTTGGCTTTCTCCTTGGGTATGTTTATTCCACTTCAACTTAACACGCCATTGCTAATTGGCGGTATTGTTGCCCACATAGTTGGAACTCGTTCAAAAGACGCTAAAGTTAATCAAGCACGCAAGGAGCGCGGAACTTTAATTGCATCGGGATTCATTGCCGGTGGTGCATTAATGGGCGTAATAAGTGCTGTACTTAAATTTGGAGGAATCAACTTTGTAAATGCGGAATGGTTTGAGTCTCACTCAGCCGAAATAATTGGTTTTGCAATGTTCCTAATCCTTTGTGGATACATGATTTGGGAAAGTTTAAGGGCAAAACCCGAGGCCGAAGAATAG